From the genome of Clostridium sp. BNL1100, one region includes:
- a CDS encoding NifB/NifX family molybdenum-iron cluster-binding protein: MAYKIAIASSDGKVVNQHFGHCRQFLIFENDETGRWKFVERRNTFPACKAGEHSEASMQYVVTLLEDCKAVAAAQIGLGAVQALTLAQIRAFCAVGLIEQVLEKVNETLNIKTES, from the coding sequence ATGGCTTATAAAATAGCAATAGCCAGCAGTGACGGTAAGGTGGTAAATCAGCATTTCGGCCACTGCAGGCAGTTTTTGATATTTGAGAATGATGAAACGGGTAGATGGAAGTTTGTTGAAAGAAGAAACACGTTTCCTGCTTGCAAAGCGGGAGAGCATAGTGAAGCATCCATGCAGTATGTTGTCACACTACTTGAAGACTGTAAAGCTGTGGCCGCTGCGCAAATAGGTTTAGGCGCCGTTCAGGCTCTGACGTTGGCGCAAATAAGGGCCTTTTGTGCTGTAGGTCTTATAGAACAGGTTCTTGAAAAAGTTAATGAAACTTTAAATATAAAGACAGAAAGCTAA
- the nifH gene encoding nitrogenase iron protein, with translation MAKKIKQIAIYGKGGIGKSTTTSNISAALSAAGYKVMQFGCDPKSDSTNTLRGGNYIPTVLDTLREKNTVKAHEVIFEGFNGIYCVEAGGPAPGVGCAGRGIITAVQLFKQQNIFEELDLDFVIYDVLGDVVCGGFAVPIREGIAEHVFTVSSADFMAVYAANNLFKGIHKYSNSGGALLGGVIANSINAPYAKDIIDDFAKQTHTQVVEYVPRSVTVTQSELQGKTTIEAAPDSQQAKIYKALAAKIAGHEESKVPSPLDVKELRNWAARWGDYLLALETGEIRTVAAGNL, from the coding sequence ATGGCTAAAAAAATCAAACAAATTGCAATTTATGGTAAAGGGGGCATTGGCAAATCAACTACAACTTCAAATATAAGTGCCGCTCTTTCGGCAGCAGGATACAAAGTAATGCAGTTTGGTTGCGACCCCAAGAGTGATTCAACAAATACACTGAGGGGCGGAAACTACATCCCCACAGTTTTAGACACTCTTAGAGAAAAAAACACAGTAAAGGCCCACGAAGTTATTTTTGAAGGATTTAACGGTATTTACTGCGTAGAGGCAGGCGGCCCGGCTCCGGGCGTGGGATGTGCAGGAAGAGGTATTATTACAGCGGTTCAGCTGTTCAAACAGCAGAATATTTTTGAAGAGCTTGATTTGGATTTTGTTATATATGATGTTCTTGGAGATGTTGTTTGCGGTGGGTTCGCCGTTCCAATAAGAGAAGGAATTGCGGAACATGTTTTCACGGTTTCATCGGCTGATTTTATGGCAGTTTACGCTGCTAACAACCTTTTTAAGGGAATACATAAGTATTCCAATTCAGGGGGAGCCTTACTTGGCGGTGTCATAGCAAATTCTATAAATGCACCTTATGCAAAGGATATTATCGACGATTTTGCAAAACAGACTCATACACAGGTAGTTGAATATGTACCAAGGTCGGTAACAGTTACTCAAAGTGAATTACAAGGAAAAACCACCATTGAGGCTGCCCCTGACTCACAACAGGCAAAAATATATAAAGCTTTAGCTGCAAAAATTGCAGGACACGAGGAGTCAAAGGTACCATCACCACTGGATGTGAAGGAACTAAGAAATTGGGCTGCAAGATGGGGTGATTATTTGCTGGCTCTTGAAACAGGTGAAATCAGAACGGTTGCAGCAGGAAATCTATAA
- the rimM gene encoding ribosome maturation factor RimM (Essential for efficient processing of 16S rRNA) translates to MLEYLIVGQLVNTHGVKGELKATAQTDDPQRFKKLKWVYIDKNGSLEKYNISGVKFFKQFVIIKFEGIDSIEEAEKLKGFYIKVDRANAVKLPKNSFFITDIIGLKVYDENNQLLGELKDVIQTGSNDVYVVRDSESKEILIPALKSVVKEISIEEGKISVILPKGLLD, encoded by the coding sequence ATGCTGGAATATTTGATTGTAGGACAATTGGTAAATACCCATGGTGTAAAGGGCGAACTAAAGGCAACAGCCCAAACTGATGATCCTCAGAGGTTTAAAAAACTAAAATGGGTTTATATAGATAAAAATGGCAGTCTTGAAAAGTACAATATAAGCGGTGTTAAATTTTTTAAGCAGTTTGTTATAATAAAATTTGAGGGCATAGACAGTATTGAAGAAGCTGAAAAGCTGAAGGGCTTTTACATTAAAGTGGACAGGGCAAATGCTGTAAAGCTTCCTAAAAACTCATTTTTTATAACAGATATTATCGGCCTGAAGGTTTATGACGAAAACAATCAGCTTCTTGGAGAATTAAAGGATGTAATACAGACAGGCAGTAATGATGTATATGTTGTAAGAGATTCTGAATCAAAAGAAATTCTCATACCTGCACTAAAGAGTGTCGTGAAAGAAATTTCCATTGAAGAAGGAAAAATTTCAGTTATATTACCGAAAGGACTGCTTGATTAA
- a CDS encoding YezD family protein — MSQQQQSIEQLKVPISEQDIQKLYDMAKSLRYGSITLVFQDGNLIQLEKNEKVRVK, encoded by the coding sequence ATGAGTCAACAACAGCAAAGTATTGAGCAATTGAAAGTACCAATCTCAGAACAAGATATCCAAAAGCTATATGATATGGCCAAATCTCTAAGGTATGGCTCAATCACTCTGGTTTTTCAGGATGGAAATCTGATACAACTGGAAAAAAATGAAAAGGTCAGGGTAAAATAA
- the trmD gene encoding tRNA (guanosine(37)-N1)-methyltransferase TrmD, producing the protein MKFDVLTLFPELFVSVMGESIIGRAQKNGLVEINAVNIRDYSKDKHKKVDDYPFGGGNGMVMMCQPVIDAYKAITEGREQKPKVLYMSPQGKVLTQEMAKELSTQEHLILLCGHYEGIDERIIEEIVDEEISIGDYVLTGGELPAMVLIDCVSRLIPGVLSTEGSFSDESHFNGLLEYPQYTRPADYNGNKVPDVLLSGHHANIEKWRMQQSLDRTREKRPDLYEKFKK; encoded by the coding sequence ATGAAATTTGACGTACTGACGCTGTTTCCAGAATTATTTGTTAGCGTGATGGGAGAAAGCATTATCGGGCGTGCCCAGAAAAACGGCCTTGTTGAAATAAATGCGGTAAATATCAGAGATTATTCAAAAGACAAGCATAAGAAAGTGGACGACTATCCTTTTGGCGGAGGCAATGGAATGGTAATGATGTGCCAGCCTGTTATTGATGCCTACAAAGCCATAACAGAAGGAAGGGAGCAAAAGCCTAAAGTACTATACATGAGTCCACAGGGAAAAGTATTAACTCAGGAAATGGCCAAAGAGCTTTCAACCCAAGAACATCTTATTCTTTTGTGCGGACACTATGAAGGTATAGATGAACGCATAATAGAAGAAATAGTTGACGAAGAAATTTCTATTGGAGATTATGTACTGACAGGCGGCGAGCTGCCGGCTATGGTACTTATTGATTGCGTAAGCAGGCTTATCCCGGGAGTATTGTCAACGGAAGGCTCTTTCAGTGACGAGTCACATTTCAATGGATTACTGGAATATCCTCAGTATACAAGGCCTGCAGATTACAATGGAAATAAAGTTCCTGACGTATTATTGTCAGGACATCATGCAAATATAGAGAAATGGCGAATGCAGCAGTCATTGGATAGAACCAGGGAAAAGAGACCTGATTTATATGAGAAATTTAAAAAATAA
- a CDS encoding KH domain-containing protein: MKELLESIARALVDFPDEVFVNEIQNEKSIILELKVAKDDMGKVIGKQGRIAKAIRTVVKAAAVKDNRRVVVDIIQ; the protein is encoded by the coding sequence ATGAAGGAATTACTTGAAAGTATTGCAAGAGCCCTTGTGGATTTTCCGGATGAGGTTTTTGTAAATGAAATTCAGAATGAAAAGTCTATAATTCTTGAACTCAAAGTTGCAAAAGACGATATGGGCAAGGTTATCGGCAAACAAGGCAGAATTGCCAAAGCAATCAGAACTGTTGTCAAGGCTGCTGCAGTCAAGGATAACAGAAGAGTAGTTGTTGATATCATTCAGTGA
- a CDS encoding OPT/YSL family transporter — MNNQERKFMGVEQLSLRSLVTGSLGSCVITASSMYVALRMSALPWPTIFVAVLSMGLLKLFGKTTNNEINITQTAMSAGAMVAGGLAFTLPGLWIMGIWKGSAGFSSNYIKVLAIAVAGMLLGSVTSYILRYRYIVKNALPFPIGQAAAETIKAGDEGGKKSAVLFGTMLISTVYTFLRDQVRLVPDAFMFNKNSNLGVWNSPMAVGMGYILGTLYTGVWFLGALFSNAFIIPFGPKLGLFTDKTAASSFTTSAGIGLLVGTGLGVLVGIIYSYVKKLKGRQKGIYSEKAENFKNKNNIFNPSRILIVSGTVIAFIFTVAGGIPVLPSVLLIIGIYVVSLMAATITGQTGINPMEIFGIIVLLAIRIFVKIDAMDALMVAACTAIASGFSGDLFNDYKAGQMLGTNPKAQLISQIVGGVVGTVVASLALFAIINQFGEVGSKTALPAAQAVGVSAMINGIGNPIVFGIAVGIGAVLYLFGLPTATLGIGVFLPFTISSAVFIGGVIRFIADRVRSKSSSDDTGTVAASGLLGGEGITGVGIALVKMFTRG, encoded by the coding sequence TTGAATAATCAGGAAAGAAAGTTTATGGGCGTCGAGCAATTATCATTAAGGAGTTTGGTAACTGGCTCTCTGGGTTCTTGTGTTATAACTGCAAGTTCCATGTATGTTGCTTTGAGAATGAGTGCCCTTCCATGGCCAACAATTTTTGTAGCGGTATTGTCAATGGGCCTTCTTAAGCTTTTTGGAAAAACGACTAACAATGAAATCAATATAACACAGACAGCAATGTCTGCAGGTGCAATGGTAGCAGGCGGACTTGCCTTTACTCTGCCCGGTTTATGGATTATGGGTATTTGGAAAGGGTCTGCAGGTTTTTCATCAAACTATATTAAAGTATTAGCCATAGCTGTTGCCGGTATGCTTTTGGGAAGCGTTACTTCCTACATTCTACGGTACAGATATATTGTAAAAAATGCTCTGCCCTTCCCTATCGGACAAGCTGCGGCAGAAACTATAAAGGCAGGCGACGAAGGCGGTAAAAAATCCGCTGTTCTTTTTGGAACAATGCTTATTTCAACGGTTTATACATTTCTAAGGGATCAGGTAAGACTAGTTCCTGATGCGTTTATGTTTAATAAAAACTCCAATCTTGGTGTATGGAATTCACCTATGGCAGTGGGTATGGGATACATTCTCGGAACACTTTATACAGGGGTTTGGTTTCTGGGAGCATTATTCTCCAACGCATTTATAATTCCATTCGGCCCAAAGCTGGGGTTATTTACTGATAAAACAGCCGCATCCTCATTTACAACCAGTGCAGGTATTGGACTTCTGGTAGGTACGGGCCTCGGTGTTTTAGTAGGGATAATATATTCATATGTTAAAAAGCTAAAAGGCAGACAAAAGGGTATTTACTCAGAAAAAGCCGAAAACTTTAAAAATAAAAATAACATTTTCAATCCCAGCAGGATTCTAATTGTATCAGGCACTGTTATTGCCTTCATTTTTACAGTTGCCGGCGGAATCCCGGTGCTGCCTTCTGTTTTACTGATTATAGGTATTTACGTTGTTTCCCTAATGGCTGCAACTATTACGGGGCAGACAGGTATTAATCCCATGGAGATATTCGGAATAATTGTTCTTCTGGCTATAAGGATTTTTGTTAAAATTGATGCCATGGATGCACTGATGGTTGCGGCATGTACTGCAATTGCCAGCGGCTTCTCCGGAGACTTATTCAACGATTATAAAGCAGGGCAAATGTTGGGAACCAACCCGAAAGCACAACTAATTTCTCAGATTGTTGGAGGCGTTGTGGGCACTGTAGTAGCTTCCCTTGCCTTGTTTGCCATTATCAATCAATTTGGTGAGGTAGGTTCGAAGACTGCTTTACCCGCTGCTCAGGCAGTAGGTGTCTCAGCTATGATTAATGGTATAGGCAATCCCATTGTTTTTGGTATTGCAGTGGGCATCGGGGCTGTTCTATATCTTTTTGGTCTTCCAACTGCTACTCTCGGTATAGGAGTTTTCCTTCCCTTTACAATCTCATCTGCAGTATTTATAGGTGGAGTAATAAGGTTTATAGCAGACCGTGTAAGAAGTAAATCATCATCTGATGATACAGGTACTGTTGCGGCCTCCGGTCTTCTTGGCGGTGAAGGTATAACAGGCGTGGGTATTGCTTTGGTTAAAATGTTTACAAGAGGATAA
- a CDS encoding radical SAM protein, translating into MTNCCKVEIEEIQTDQKFNHLLGKHPCFSARAHFKYGRIHLPVSPTCNIQCKFCKRCINKIENRPGVAAKVLTPKEAIKIVAKALELCPEISVVGIAGPGETLATADALETFEMLNTEYPDLIKCLSTNGLMLDKYSERIINAGIKMVSVTVNAVEPEILQNICSGIFWNGSYLNGYEGAEKLIQEQIKGIEKLSGKGIAVKVNTVLIPDLNYEHIEEIARVVLKAGASIINIIPLIPQHEMKSFRPPDCNELNNAREWAGKYLNVFRHCRQCRADACGIPGKGKELGNLLYDFPMETFSHG; encoded by the coding sequence ATGACAAACTGCTGCAAGGTTGAAATTGAAGAAATTCAAACTGATCAAAAATTTAATCATCTTTTGGGAAAACACCCGTGTTTTAGTGCAAGGGCACATTTTAAATACGGAAGAATACATTTGCCTGTTAGTCCTACATGTAACATTCAGTGTAAATTTTGCAAAAGATGTATAAATAAAATTGAAAACAGACCGGGTGTTGCAGCAAAAGTACTTACGCCCAAGGAAGCGATTAAAATAGTAGCTAAAGCTTTGGAACTTTGTCCTGAAATAAGCGTGGTGGGTATTGCAGGCCCCGGAGAAACACTTGCTACAGCTGATGCTCTTGAGACTTTTGAAATGTTGAACACTGAATACCCTGATTTAATTAAATGCCTTAGTACAAACGGTCTTATGCTTGACAAATACTCCGAGAGAATTATTAATGCAGGTATAAAAATGGTGTCGGTTACAGTAAATGCTGTGGAGCCGGAAATTCTGCAGAATATCTGTTCAGGAATATTTTGGAATGGCAGTTATTTAAATGGCTATGAGGGGGCTGAAAAGCTCATACAAGAACAAATAAAGGGGATAGAAAAACTGAGCGGTAAAGGCATAGCAGTAAAGGTAAATACTGTACTGATACCGGACTTAAATTACGAGCATATCGAAGAAATTGCACGGGTGGTCTTGAAAGCCGGGGCATCCATTATAAATATAATTCCACTTATTCCGCAGCATGAAATGAAAAGTTTCAGACCACCTGATTGCAATGAATTGAACAATGCCAGAGAGTGGGCAGGAAAATACCTGAATGTTTTCAGACATTGCAGGCAATGCAGGGCAGATGCATGTGGCATTCCGGGTAAGGGCAAGGAGCTTGGAAATCTACTCTATGATTTTCCCATGGAAACCTTTTCACATGGCTAA
- the ylxM gene encoding YlxM family DNA-binding protein, translating into MNKIYETSLLLDFYGQLLTDRQYEILDLHYNNDFTLTEIAEQLNISRQGVYDNEKRGRALLIEYENKLGLLGKFSQQKQKAQNVLEMMKKLKHGELGKENTDIIKKVITEIEDLANNI; encoded by the coding sequence ATGAATAAAATATACGAAACTTCACTGCTGCTTGATTTTTACGGACAGCTCCTGACAGATCGGCAGTACGAAATACTTGATCTGCATTATAACAATGATTTTACTCTGACAGAGATTGCAGAACAGCTGAATATCAGCAGGCAGGGTGTATATGATAATGAAAAGCGCGGAAGGGCGCTGCTCATAGAGTATGAAAACAAACTGGGACTGCTGGGTAAATTTTCACAGCAAAAACAAAAGGCACAGAATGTGCTTGAGATGATGAAGAAACTTAAACATGGTGAATTGGGCAAAGAAAACACAGATATTATTAAAAAAGTAATTACTGAAATAGAAGATTTGGCAAATAATATATAA
- a CDS encoding NYN domain-containing protein encodes MSPDEMRLAVLIDAENVPYSNVKGIMEEIARHGTPTIKRIYADWTKPTMSGWKNVLLENAITPIQQYSYTSGKNSSDSAMIIDAMDILYSDQVEGFCIISSDSDFTRLVTRLREAGKKVYGIGERKTPSPFIAACDKFTYIEIISASLQNSRTFDNGAKKEEITEKEQRSGTISIGKDIINLISVSINDVEDENGWAFLGDVGNLIIKKQPDFDPRNFGFYKLTHLIRKLKEFEIEERDTNNSKIKHIYVRNRSKRTD; translated from the coding sequence ATGAGTCCTGATGAAATGAGGCTTGCAGTATTGATAGATGCAGAAAATGTGCCTTATAGCAATGTTAAGGGGATTATGGAGGAAATTGCCAGGCACGGTACCCCTACAATAAAAAGGATTTACGCTGACTGGACAAAACCAACCATGTCAGGTTGGAAAAATGTGCTACTGGAGAATGCAATAACGCCAATACAGCAGTACAGCTATACATCAGGTAAGAATTCTTCTGATTCGGCTATGATAATTGATGCAATGGATATTTTATATTCAGATCAGGTAGAAGGTTTTTGTATTATATCCAGTGACAGTGACTTTACAAGACTGGTTACCAGACTACGTGAAGCAGGTAAAAAAGTATATGGCATAGGGGAAAGAAAAACCCCCAGTCCTTTTATAGCGGCTTGTGACAAGTTTACATATATTGAAATAATAAGTGCCTCACTTCAAAATAGCAGGACATTTGATAATGGGGCCAAAAAAGAGGAAATAACCGAGAAGGAACAAAGGAGCGGTACTATATCCATTGGTAAGGATATAATAAATTTAATATCTGTTTCAATTAATGATGTTGAGGATGAGAACGGCTGGGCATTTCTCGGGGATGTAGGTAATCTTATTATCAAGAAGCAGCCTGACTTTGATCCCCGAAACTTTGGTTTTTACAAGCTGACGCATCTGATAAGAAAGCTAAAAGAATTTGAAATAGAAGAACGCGATACTAATAATTCTAAAATTAAACATATTTATGTCCGAAACAGAAGCAAACGTACGGACTAG
- the rpsP gene encoding 30S ribosomal protein S16 codes for MAVKIRLKRMGAKKNPFYRVVVADSRYPRDGRFIEEIGTYNPVVEPAQIKIDAEKAQKWIKNGAQPTDTVKSLLKKQGIVE; via the coding sequence ATGGCAGTAAAGATTCGTTTAAAGAGAATGGGTGCTAAGAAGAACCCTTTTTACAGAGTAGTTGTTGCTGATTCAAGATACCCAAGAGACGGTAGATTTATCGAGGAAATCGGTACTTATAATCCTGTTGTAGAACCAGCTCAGATTAAAATTGATGCTGAAAAGGCTCAAAAATGGATAAAGAACGGTGCTCAACCAACAGATACAGTTAAGTCACTTCTTAAGAAGCAAGGTATTGTTGAATAA
- a CDS encoding nitrogenase component 1 — protein MSNINMKSPEVQIREVRLGSITGFEGTAGELVRCARAGNLQDKSRSFSQCMGCSSRNAFCQLSMIKDAVVINHAPVGCSGDFFGFNFTYRVGQMERNLPPAIGRYFNTNIEEKDTIFGATQKLEATIREVYTRLKPNAVFITTSCASSIIGDDVESVANNLTDELGIPIVACFCEGFRSKIWTTGFDSAYHSIVRKIVKPPRKKSNKVNIINFWGSHIFDELLKPLGYEPNYIVPFSTIADLEYISEAAATIQICPTLGTYFGAALEEIYGVPEIKAPPAYGISGTDQWMRELGKVLDRQEEVEKIIVKEHIRVILKLEEYRDKLKGKTAYVTAGASHGHALIALLRELGLSVQGAAIFHHDPVYDNGEPDSDTLLHTINTYGDVHNYNVCNKQAFELVNILNRMRPDIMIARHGGMTLWGAKLGIPTLLIGDEQFGFGYQGVLNYAERILETLDNREFVSNLAKYSSMPYTKWWLDQNPFSFLGGNVHVEVY, from the coding sequence TTGAGCAACATAAATATGAAAAGCCCGGAGGTTCAGATAAGAGAGGTGCGGTTAGGTTCCATAACAGGCTTTGAAGGAACTGCCGGGGAGCTTGTAAGGTGTGCCAGAGCAGGTAATTTGCAGGATAAATCAAGAAGCTTCAGTCAGTGTATGGGCTGCAGCTCCAGAAATGCATTCTGCCAACTGTCAATGATAAAAGATGCAGTTGTTATTAATCATGCACCAGTAGGTTGCTCGGGGGATTTTTTTGGTTTCAATTTCACGTACCGGGTAGGGCAGATGGAAAGAAATCTGCCTCCTGCAATAGGCAGATACTTTAATACAAATATCGAAGAAAAGGATACTATTTTCGGAGCTACCCAAAAGCTTGAAGCAACTATAAGGGAGGTATATACAAGGCTTAAACCAAATGCTGTTTTTATAACTACCTCCTGTGCCTCTTCCATCATAGGGGATGATGTAGAGTCAGTTGCCAACAATTTGACTGATGAACTTGGAATTCCCATAGTAGCTTGTTTCTGCGAAGGGTTCCGGTCTAAAATATGGACTACGGGTTTTGATTCTGCCTACCATTCTATAGTACGTAAAATAGTAAAACCACCTAGAAAAAAGAGTAATAAGGTAAACATAATCAACTTCTGGGGTTCTCATATTTTTGACGAGCTTTTAAAGCCCTTGGGCTACGAACCCAACTATATAGTACCGTTTTCAACTATTGCCGATTTGGAATACATATCGGAGGCAGCTGCAACTATTCAGATATGCCCTACTCTGGGAACTTATTTCGGGGCTGCTTTAGAGGAGATATACGGGGTACCTGAAATTAAGGCACCTCCGGCATATGGTATTAGCGGTACTGACCAGTGGATGAGAGAATTGGGTAAGGTACTGGATAGACAGGAAGAAGTAGAAAAAATAATCGTCAAAGAGCATATAAGAGTTATTCTCAAGCTTGAAGAATACAGGGATAAGTTAAAGGGTAAAACAGCTTACGTTACAGCAGGAGCATCCCACGGTCATGCTTTGATTGCTCTCTTAAGAGAGCTTGGTTTATCTGTACAGGGGGCTGCCATATTTCACCATGACCCTGTTTATGATAATGGTGAGCCTGATTCTGACACTCTGCTACATACAATAAACACATATGGTGATGTGCATAATTACAATGTCTGCAATAAGCAGGCTTTTGAACTTGTAAATATTTTAAACAGGATGAGGCCGGATATTATGATTGCAAGGCATGGGGGAATGACGCTCTGGGGGGCAAAGCTGGGAATACCTACATTACTCATAGGAGATGAACAATTTGGCTTCGGATATCAGGGGGTTCTTAATTATGCTGAAAGAATATTAGAAACACTTGATAACAGAGAATTTGTTTCAAATTTAGCAAAGTACAGCTCAATGCCATATACAAAATGGTGGCTTGACCAGAACCCATTTTCATTTCTCGGAGGTAATGTACATGTTGAAGTTTATTGA
- the coaW gene encoding type II pantothenate kinase, translating to MGKVIGIDLGGSTTKIVGFDGKTMISPFLVRANDPIASVYGAFGKFLSINSFKIEDIEQIMVTGVGSSFVDSRLFGIPTAKVDEFMAIGLGGLFLSNLKKAIIVSMGTGTALVKAENNTAVHLGGTGIGGGTLLGLSNRMLNVRHFDELIETAAGGDLSNVDLTIGDISKEALETLPSETTASNFGKISDLVTKADLALGIINLVFQTIGMVAVFNTRIDNIRDVVLTGNLTNVPQAQNIFDQLSALYNVNFQIPEHAEYATAVGAAICFNTEGISMREVL from the coding sequence GTGGGTAAGGTAATAGGGATTGACCTTGGGGGAAGTACTACCAAGATTGTGGGTTTTGACGGTAAAACAATGATTAGTCCTTTTCTCGTTCGTGCTAATGACCCAATTGCATCTGTTTATGGGGCTTTTGGCAAATTTCTTAGTATAAATTCATTTAAAATAGAGGACATTGAGCAGATTATGGTAACAGGTGTAGGTTCATCGTTTGTTGACAGCAGACTTTTTGGTATCCCAACAGCTAAAGTCGATGAATTTATGGCTATTGGTTTGGGCGGCCTGTTTCTAAGTAATTTGAAGAAGGCCATCATCGTAAGTATGGGAACAGGTACCGCACTTGTTAAAGCCGAAAATAATACAGCTGTACATCTGGGAGGAACCGGTATCGGCGGAGGTACACTCCTGGGTCTTTCTAACAGGATGCTTAATGTGCGACATTTCGATGAACTTATTGAGACAGCCGCCGGAGGCGATTTGTCTAACGTTGACTTAACTATTGGTGACATATCCAAGGAAGCTCTGGAAACCCTACCCAGCGAAACCACTGCATCTAATTTCGGGAAAATAAGTGACCTTGTAACAAAAGCAGATTTAGCACTGGGCATTATAAACCTTGTTTTTCAGACAATAGGTATGGTAGCTGTATTTAATACAAGAATTGATAATATAAGGGATGTTGTTCTCACGGGGAACCTTACAAACGTCCCACAAGCCCAAAACATATTTGATCAGCTTAGCGCATTGTATAATGTTAACTTTCAGATACCAGAACATGCAGAATATGCAACTGCAGTGGGTGCTGCAATATGCTTTAATACCGAAGGAATTTCAATGCGTGAAGTGTTGTAG
- the ffh gene encoding signal recognition particle protein — translation MSVFEGLSGKLQETIKKIRGQGRVSEKDVKDMMREIKLALLEADVNFKVVKEFISKVSERAVGSDVLESLTPGQQVVKIVHEELIELLGREQSKVTFAPKPPTIFMMAGLQGAGKTTTAGKLANLLRKQGKNPLLVACDVYRPAAIKQLQVLGNQLNIPVFTLENNQNPVQIAKEAVSFAEMKQHDLVIIDTAGRLHIDEKLMDELLNIKNSVKPHEILLVVDSMTGQDAVNVSETFNEKLGIDGVVLTKLDGDTRGGAALSVKSVTGKPIKFAAMGEKLNDIEPFFPDRMASRILGMGDVLSLIEKAQEAYDEKKAIELEKKMRTMTFTLEDFLDQMQQIKKMGPIGDLLGMMPGVDSKALKDIDIDEKQMGRTEAIIQSMTRKERLDPSIINGSRRKRISAGSGTTIQEVNALLKQFEQMKKMMKMMSDMGKKGKKGGLGKFKMPF, via the coding sequence ATGTCAGTTTTTGAGGGTTTGTCAGGAAAGCTCCAGGAAACAATAAAGAAAATTCGCGGACAGGGCAGAGTATCCGAAAAAGATGTAAAGGATATGATGAGAGAAATCAAGCTGGCTCTGCTTGAAGCCGATGTAAACTTTAAGGTTGTTAAAGAATTTATAAGCAAAGTATCTGAAAGAGCGGTAGGTTCTGATGTATTAGAGAGCCTTACACCGGGACAGCAGGTAGTTAAGATAGTTCATGAAGAACTGATAGAATTGCTCGGCAGGGAGCAAAGTAAGGTTACATTTGCACCAAAACCTCCGACAATTTTTATGATGGCAGGGCTTCAGGGTGCAGGTAAAACCACTACGGCGGGAAAACTTGCAAATCTTTTGAGAAAACAGGGTAAAAACCCTTTGCTTGTTGCTTGTGACGTATATCGTCCGGCAGCTATAAAGCAGCTCCAGGTATTGGGAAATCAGTTGAATATTCCTGTATTTACACTGGAGAACAATCAGAATCCTGTGCAAATAGCTAAAGAAGCAGTTAGCTTTGCAGAAATGAAACAGCATGATCTGGTTATAATTGATACGGCGGGAAGACTCCATATTGACGAAAAGCTTATGGATGAACTGTTAAATATAAAGAATTCAGTTAAACCTCACGAAATACTTTTGGTTGTTGACTCAATGACAGGTCAGGATGCGGTAAACGTGTCTGAAACCTTTAATGAAAAGCTGGGTATTGACGGAGTAGTCCTTACGAAGCTTGATGGTGATACAAGAGGTGGTGCTGCTCTTTCTGTTAAATCTGTTACAGGTAAGCCCATAAAATTTGCTGCAATGGGTGAAAAGCTCAACGATATTGAGCCGTTTTTCCCTGACAGAATGGCATCCAGAATACTTGGAATGGGCGATGTTCTCAGTCTCATAGAAAAAGCTCAGGAAGCATATGACGAGAAAAAGGCTATTGAACTGGAAAAGAAAATGCGTACCATGACGTTTACGCTGGAGGATTTTCTAGATCAGATGCAGCAAATAAAGAAAATGGGACCTATCGGCGATTTGCTTGGCATGATGCCGGGTGTGGACTCAAAGGCTTTGAAGGACATAGATATTGATGAAAAGCAGATGGGACGTACGGAAGCTATTATCCAGTCAATGACAAGAAAAGAAAGACTGGATCCGTCAATTATAAACGGAAGCCGCAGGAAAAGAATTTCTGCCGGAAGCGGTACTACCATACAGGAAGTAAATGCACTCTTAAAGCAGTTTGAACAGATGAAGAAAATGATGAAAATGATGAGTGACATGGGCAAGAAAGGTAAAAAAGGCGGGCTTGGAAAGTTTAAGATGCCTTTTTGA